A portion of the Cryptomeria japonica chromosome 5, Sugi_1.0, whole genome shotgun sequence genome contains these proteins:
- the LOC131041829 gene encoding aldehyde dehydrogenase family 3 member F1, whose protein sequence is MDLEEISAEMKNSFNGGKTESISWRKSQLQAIINLVVENEEEILHALHTDLGKSPAEAYKDEVALVENAARVAIKCLPKWMAPTGVSLPLVAYKGSASVVAEPLGVVLIFSTWNFPFNLALEPMVGAIAAGNAVVLKPSEMASAISDLLADLIPKYLDNSTVRVVQGGAEESTKLLELKWDKIFFTGSARIGRIIMTAAAKHLTPVTLELGGKCPLIVDRMHANKDLLVTSRRIAFGKWGLSNGQACLAPDYILVQEDFATTLIDYLKKTIKKFYGEDPSKTTDLSRIVNTHHFMRLTKYLQDPSIANTIAYGGSHDEKRLYVQPTILLNPPLTSDLMNEEIFGPLLPVITLKRIEDSIDFINSRSKPLATYLFTNNKALGKRLVNETSSGSLVVNDTGVQFAIDGLPFGGVGESGFGKYHGKYSFDTFSHQKAVLYRGLFPEVSFRYPPWNAFKFSMLHAALRYDYLAAILVYLGLKK, encoded by the exons ATGGACTTGGAAGAAATTTCAGCAGAAATGAAAAACAGTTTCAATGGCGGAAAGACGGAGTCCATAAGTTGGAGGAAGAGCCAACTTCAAGCTATTATCAACTTAGttgttgaaaatgaagaagaaatatTGCATGCGCTTCATACTGATTTGGGCAAGAGTCCAGCTGAGGCATACAAAGATGAG GTTGCTCTTGTAGAAAACGCAGCGAGGGTTGCTATAAAATGCCTACCCAAGTGGATGGCACCCACAGGG GTTTCCCTTCCGCTTGTAGCATACAAAGGTTCAGCCTCAGTGGTTGCAGAGCCCCTTGGTGTAGTTTTAATATTCTCTACATGGAATTTTCCTTTCA ATCTGGCTTTAGAGCCAATGGTGGGGGCCATTGCAGCAGGGAATGCCGTGGTTTTAAAGCCCTCAGAAATGGCTTCTGCTATATCAGATCTCCTTGCAGATCTTATTCCCAAATACTTGGATAATAGTACGGTGAGAGTTGTTCAAGGAGGCGCTGAGGAGAGCACTAAATTGCTGGAGCTAAAGTGGGACAAGATATTTTTCACTG GAAGCGCACGCATTGGGCGAATTATCATGACTGCAGCTGCAAAACATCTTACGCCAGTTACTCTGGAATTGGGTGGAAAATGTCCCTTAATTGTTGATCGCATGCATGCCAATAAGGATTTGCTG GTGACATCAAGGCGAATAGCCTTTGGCAAATGGGGTTTAAGCAATGGACAAGCATGCCTTGCACCTGACTACATTCTTGTTCAAGAAGATTTTGCTACTACCCTG ATCGATTACCTGAAGAAGACGATCAAAAAGTTTTATGGAGAGGATCCCAGCAAAACTACTGATCTCTCAAGAATTGTCAACACACACCATTTTATGAGGCTTACAAAGTACCTGCAAGATCCATCTATTGCAAATACTATAGCCTATGGTGGCAGCCATGATGAGAAGAGATT GTATGTGCAGCCAACAATTCTGCTTAATCCGCCTTTGACCTCGGACCTAATGAATGAGGAAATTTTCGGACCACTGCTTCCTGTCATCACA TTGAAAAGAATTGAAGACTCCATAGATTTCATCAATTCAAGGTCAAAGCCACTGGCCACCTATCTTTTCACAAACAACAAAGCTCTTGGGAAAAGACTTGTGAATGAGACATCCTCAGGGAGCTTGGTAGTCAATGACACTGGTGTTCAG TTTGCTATCGATGGTTTGCCATTTGGAGGGGTGGGAGAAAGTGGGTTTGGGAAGTACCATGGAAAGTATTCATTCGATACATTCAGTCACCAAAAGGCAGTGCTGTATAGAGGGCTGTTTCCAGAGGTGTCGTTCAGATATCCTCCATGGAATGCTTTCAAATTCAGCATGCTCCACGCTGCTCTACGCTACGACTATTTGGCAGCAATATTAGTTTATTTAGGCCTTAAAAAGTGA